One part of the Cyclobacteriaceae bacterium genome encodes these proteins:
- a CDS encoding response regulator transcription factor, producing MKVLLAEDEPLAADRLIGLLGECEPGVEVVDHVDSVEDLIRFFKNPAPVDLLLLDIQLADGKSFEIFDKVQVDVPIIFTTAFDQYALQAFKHFSIDYLLKPVRKQELCSALVKFNKLVSAPKQNVPLEELREFLKRSNTTFKERFLIKSGNKLQFKPAAEAAYFFADGKVAFLVTKGDNRKFILDHTLEELERLLDPRMFFRISRKFIVNIDVVVEVKGLMSSRLEVKLNQPCEHDLSVSRHRASEFKTWLDR from the coding sequence ATGAAGGTTTTATTAGCAGAGGATGAGCCCCTGGCAGCCGATCGACTGATTGGCCTGTTAGGAGAATGCGAACCAGGAGTTGAGGTAGTTGACCATGTGGACAGCGTGGAGGACCTGATACGTTTTTTTAAAAACCCGGCCCCGGTTGATTTATTGCTGCTTGATATTCAATTGGCCGATGGAAAGAGCTTTGAAATTTTTGATAAAGTTCAGGTTGATGTACCCATTATCTTTACCACGGCCTTTGATCAATACGCGTTGCAGGCATTCAAGCATTTTAGTATCGATTATTTACTAAAGCCCGTTCGAAAACAGGAACTGTGCTCAGCCCTGGTTAAATTTAACAAGCTGGTTTCGGCTCCGAAACAAAATGTGCCACTGGAAGAACTGAGGGAATTTTTAAAACGGTCAAACACAACTTTTAAGGAGCGTTTCCTGATCAAGTCGGGTAACAAACTCCAATTTAAACCGGCTGCCGAAGCCGCTTATTTTTTTGCCGATGGCAAAGTAGCCTTTCTTGTTACCAAAGGCGATAACCGAAAGTTTATACTTGACCACACCTTGGAAGAGCTGGAACGATTGCTTGACCCACGCATGTTCTTTCGCATTAGCCGTAAATTTATTGTGAATATTGATGTGGTTGTGGAGGTGAAGGGGTTAATGAGTTCGCGACTGGAAGTAAAACTAAACCAGCCTTGCGAACACGATTTGTCAGTAAGCCGCCACCGTGCAAGTGAATTTAAAACTTGGCTTGATCGGTAA
- a CDS encoding Ig-like domain-containing protein yields the protein MKISKLYILSIVFLLAQCAKQTQPTGGAKDDTPPKLIRSNPADRQTNFKQNEIELYFDEMIQVNGAREQLIITPAVGKKFEAEARKNKVTLKLNADLKENTTYTISFRDAIQDVTERNSVVNLKLAFSTGDHIDSLSISGMVYNPLEDKALKNYTVAAVLHHDTINIFKHEAQWITFTNEKGEYILDNLKAGTYTLYTFEDKNKNLIVDSKTESYGFIGETLSITEGNIKKNIPVVRLDSRDLKLISSRPIATYFNIRVTKGIKEYTLLNTTNDSTLYHTLEDASTIKVFNTIHNLDSIGVKLSVKDSIGNQLDTLLNIKFDTRSTSREKFTAKVEYLDFLKNKSLLKGEINFSKPVGYVLIDSFFIKLDSANFLRFSKADYTFDEHKTQLTFEKKLTKEIDFTTQRTPQSRGTRERSVSKEEPKSQVKEIPLNNLIVPKGSIISIEYDTASTIQSPIRVITPENSGTIILETDSKDEEQVIIQIVDKSFKVVQSSISKKARFENLPPADYMIRVIVDTNANQSWDAGNYFKRIEPERIIYYKNEKGNPSVNLKANWEVGPLLISTQQTVENPKN from the coding sequence ATGAAGATTTCTAAATTATATATATTAAGTATTGTGTTCCTGCTTGCACAATGTGCCAAACAAACACAGCCCACCGGTGGGGCAAAGGATGATACACCACCAAAACTTATTCGTTCCAATCCTGCAGACAGGCAAACCAATTTCAAACAAAACGAAATTGAACTCTACTTTGACGAAATGATACAGGTGAACGGGGCGCGCGAACAATTGATCATTACACCCGCTGTAGGTAAAAAGTTCGAAGCAGAGGCAAGGAAAAATAAAGTTACTTTGAAGCTTAATGCAGACTTAAAAGAAAACACTACCTACACCATTTCCTTCCGAGATGCTATTCAAGATGTTACCGAACGAAACTCTGTAGTCAATCTAAAATTAGCCTTTAGCACTGGTGATCATATTGACTCCCTCTCCATTAGCGGCATGGTATATAATCCCTTGGAAGATAAAGCCCTAAAAAATTACACCGTGGCTGCCGTGTTACATCATGATACAATAAACATCTTTAAACATGAGGCCCAATGGATAACCTTTACAAATGAAAAAGGTGAGTACATACTAGACAATCTAAAAGCCGGCACGTATACACTCTATACCTTTGAGGATAAAAATAAAAACCTGATTGTTGATAGTAAGACAGAATCCTATGGGTTTATCGGTGAAACGTTATCGATTACTGAAGGAAACATAAAGAAAAATATACCTGTAGTCCGCTTAGATTCACGCGATCTAAAACTGATTTCATCACGTCCCATAGCTACATATTTCAACATCAGGGTAACCAAAGGGATTAAGGAATACACCTTGCTGAACACAACCAACGATTCGACGCTTTATCATACCCTTGAAGATGCCTCCACTATTAAAGTGTTTAACACGATTCATAACCTGGATAGTATAGGAGTTAAGTTATCCGTTAAGGATAGCATAGGAAATCAACTGGATACATTATTGAACATAAAATTTGATACACGCTCCACATCACGCGAAAAATTTACAGCCAAGGTGGAATACCTTGACTTTCTAAAAAATAAATCACTCCTCAAGGGAGAAATAAATTTTTCAAAACCGGTAGGATACGTTTTGATAGACAGTTTTTTCATTAAGTTAGATTCTGCCAACTTCTTAAGATTTAGCAAAGCCGATTACACATTTGACGAACACAAAACACAATTAACATTTGAGAAAAAGCTAACCAAAGAGATAGACTTTACAACACAACGGACTCCACAAAGCCGCGGTACAAGGGAAAGATCAGTATCTAAAGAAGAACCAAAGAGCCAGGTTAAAGAAATACCCCTAAACAACCTTATTGTTCCAAAAGGTTCTATCATATCTATAGAATATGACACCGCTTCTACTATTCAGTCGCCCATTAGGGTGATAACTCCCGAAAATTCAGGAACTATAATATTAGAAACCGACTCGAAAGATGAAGAACAGGTCATCATTCAAATCGTGGACAAAAGTTTTAAAGTTGTTCAATCATCAATATCCAAAAAAGCCAGATTTGAAAACCTACCACCAGCAGATTATATGATCAGGGTAATTGTTGATACTAATGCAAATCAAAGTTGGGATGCCGGAAACTACTTTAAAAGAATTGAGCCTGAGCGAATAATTTATTATAAGAACGAAAAAGGAAACCCATCTGTAAACCTAAAAGCAAATTGGGAGGTAGGGCCATTGTTGATAAGTACGCAACAAACTGTGGAAAACCCGAAGAATTAA
- a CDS encoding tetratricopeptide repeat protein translates to MYNFAFAQNQSEIQLANEYLLKGDKQKAIELYRDLAKSDGNLPFIHNNYLNTLLDLGDGDEAQNYMKRVLRKDPDNIQFKADVGIIYVRTGDLTKAEKYFKDLISNYKGNVSRIKILADYLSGKSLSEYSIMALTECRQTVGNPYLFCLELAMLYRIKGEKEKMVQEYLNYVTQNSANIQYVKNVMQALLTKPDELESLEKILYDRVQRYPDLDVYSDLLIWVTMQQKNFYASFIQARAYDKRYKKLGERCMEVARVALDNEDYDNAFRSYNYVAREYPTGPYFLQARLGLVKTREARVRNTFPVSPDSVKRLIIDYRKFIEEYRDNPNAHEAQRSEALLYANYLDEKNKAIELLNNLIDNPRASLQIRSKSKLDLGDIYLLTGETWESSLLYSQVEKALKESPLGYEAKLKNAKLFYYRGNFRLAQEHLDILKEATTREIANDAMELSMRIKENIAFDSIGDALKAYASVELLLYQNKTEEALEVLHELRGGYVLVPIYNQQLLISHDWEAKLFKAKVGDTVKVAGQAIKKPISNHTILDDVYWLEANLRMQRGEFEQSLGLLQRILDEYPEDILADDAYFLQGEIYDRQLANKDKAMEIYREFLNKYPGSVFAAEARKRFRTLRGDFINAEQPQL, encoded by the coding sequence GTGTACAATTTCGCGTTTGCGCAAAATCAGTCAGAAATACAATTAGCAAATGAGTATTTACTAAAAGGCGATAAGCAAAAAGCGATAGAACTTTACCGGGACCTTGCAAAAAGCGATGGTAACCTTCCGTTTATACACAACAACTATCTAAACACACTCTTGGATTTGGGCGATGGCGATGAGGCCCAAAACTACATGAAGCGTGTTTTGCGAAAAGATCCGGACAATATTCAATTTAAAGCCGATGTTGGGATCATCTATGTTCGTACCGGTGACTTGACCAAAGCCGAAAAGTATTTTAAGGACCTGATCAGTAATTACAAAGGCAACGTTTCCCGCATTAAAATCCTGGCTGATTATTTATCAGGAAAATCCCTTTCGGAGTACTCGATTATGGCACTTACAGAGTGCCGCCAAACAGTAGGTAATCCATACTTATTTTGCCTTGAATTGGCCATGCTTTATCGCATAAAAGGCGAGAAGGAAAAAATGGTCCAGGAATACCTTAATTATGTAACCCAGAATTCGGCCAATATCCAATATGTTAAAAATGTTATGCAGGCGCTGCTTACCAAGCCCGATGAGTTGGAGAGCTTGGAGAAAATTTTGTACGATCGTGTTCAGCGCTACCCCGACCTGGATGTGTACTCGGATTTGCTGATTTGGGTAACGATGCAACAAAAGAATTTCTATGCATCATTCATACAGGCCAGGGCATACGATAAACGCTACAAAAAGTTGGGCGAACGTTGCATGGAAGTGGCCCGTGTGGCCCTGGATAATGAAGACTATGACAATGCTTTCAGAAGTTATAATTACGTAGCCAGGGAATACCCAACAGGCCCATACTTTTTACAAGCCCGCCTTGGCCTGGTAAAAACCCGCGAAGCCCGCGTGCGCAATACATTTCCTGTTTCGCCAGATTCCGTAAAGCGATTGATAATCGATTACCGGAAATTTATTGAAGAATACAGGGATAACCCCAATGCCCATGAAGCACAACGCAGTGAAGCCTTGCTGTACGCAAACTATCTGGATGAAAAAAATAAAGCCATTGAGTTGCTCAATAACCTGATTGATAACCCACGTGCATCCCTGCAGATAAGGTCAAAATCAAAATTGGATTTAGGTGATATCTATTTACTAACCGGAGAAACGTGGGAATCATCGTTACTATATTCACAGGTGGAGAAGGCCCTTAAAGAAAGCCCTTTGGGGTATGAGGCCAAATTAAAGAATGCCAAGCTTTTTTATTACCGCGGAAATTTTCGACTGGCACAAGAGCACCTAGACATATTAAAAGAAGCCACAACGCGCGAAATTGCCAACGATGCCATGGAGTTGAGTATGCGTATTAAGGAAAACATTGCTTTTGATTCCATAGGCGATGCGCTTAAAGCATATGCATCGGTTGAACTTTTATTGTACCAAAATAAAACCGAGGAAGCACTTGAAGTGCTTCACGAATTGCGCGGGGGCTATGTTCTTGTGCCAATTTACAATCAGCAATTATTGATTAGCCATGATTGGGAAGCAAAACTTTTCAAAGCAAAAGTTGGTGACACTGTAAAGGTAGCGGGCCAGGCAATCAAAAAACCCATTTCAAACCACACCATTCTTGACGATGTGTACTGGCTTGAGGCCAACCTGCGCATGCAGCGTGGTGAATTTGAACAATCATTGGGGTTGTTACAAAGAATTTTGGACGAATACCCGGAAGATATCCTGGCCGATGATGCCTATTTTTTACAAGGCGAAATTTATGATCGTCAATTGGCCAACAAGGATAAAGCCATGGAAATATACCGGGAGTTTCTAAACAAATACCCCGGAAGTGTTTTTGCCGCAGAGGCGCGCAAGCGCTTCCGTACACTTCGCGGGGATTTTATCAATGCCGAACAACCGCAGCTATAA
- a CDS encoding site-2 protease family protein, translated as MKYSLSLGRVAGIQIFVHWTFLILIGWIVYINLKQGMGTVDIIWSVLFILTLFACVTAHELGHALAAKRYNIKTRNITLLPIGGLAQLESIPEKPKEELVVALAGPAVNIVIAAVLYPFIKLSLSLIEEMDLSRLSHHNFLFSLMVVNIWLAVFNMIPAFPMDGGRVFRALLSFKFERNVATRIAASVGQLLAVGFVFIGFFYNPFLVFIGIFIFLGAQAEAQFAEAKSLLKGYTVADALMRDVPLLNPTDTIEHSSDRLLDTQNRNFIVADEAGVVGTLSRDEIIKALRQGKASHPVAEAMSRDFLALEKTSSLEEAWTRLQTMKKSVSPVFENGILVGMLDTENVAEFLMITEARARQQG; from the coding sequence ATGAAATATTCCTTGTCGTTAGGCCGTGTTGCCGGAATACAGATTTTTGTTCATTGGACATTTCTGATCTTGATTGGATGGATTGTGTACATCAACCTAAAGCAAGGCATGGGCACGGTGGATATCATCTGGAGCGTGCTTTTTATCCTTACTTTGTTTGCCTGCGTTACCGCCCACGAACTGGGGCATGCCTTAGCTGCCAAACGGTACAACATTAAAACCAGAAACATAACCCTGTTGCCCATTGGCGGATTGGCCCAACTCGAATCGATACCTGAGAAACCCAAAGAGGAGTTGGTGGTGGCGCTGGCTGGACCGGCTGTAAATATTGTTATTGCAGCAGTGCTGTATCCTTTTATTAAACTAAGCCTTAGCCTGATTGAAGAGATGGACTTAAGCCGCCTCAGCCATCATAATTTTTTATTTTCATTAATGGTGGTAAACATCTGGCTGGCGGTTTTCAACATGATTCCCGCTTTTCCTATGGATGGTGGTCGTGTTTTCCGTGCGTTGTTATCCTTTAAGTTTGAGCGGAATGTGGCCACGCGTATAGCGGCATCAGTCGGCCAGTTGTTGGCTGTGGGTTTTGTATTCATTGGCTTTTTCTATAACCCGTTCCTGGTGTTTATTGGTATATTCATTTTTCTGGGAGCACAGGCCGAGGCACAATTTGCCGAAGCAAAGTCGTTATTAAAAGGTTATACCGTTGCCGATGCACTAATGCGTGATGTGCCTTTGTTAAATCCCACCGATACCATTGAACATAGTTCGGATCGGCTGCTGGACACACAAAACCGGAATTTTATAGTTGCTGATGAAGCCGGGGTGGTGGGCACGTTAAGTCGCGATGAAATTATCAAAGCCCTTCGTCAGGGGAAGGCCAGTCACCCGGTAGCTGAGGCCATGAGCCGTGATTTCCTTGCCCTTGAAAAAACATCCTCGCTTGAAGAGGCCTGGACGCGTCTCCAGACCATGAAAAAATCTGTCTCGCCCGTTTTCGAAAACGGAATACTGGTAGGGATGTTGGACACTGAAAATGTGGCTGAGTTCCTGATGATCACCGAAGCGCGCGCCAGGCAACAGGGCTAA
- a CDS encoding amidohydrolase family protein — translation MNYRILILACILPAAASAQLVVKALVGGTLIDGYGGKPLQNSVIIIEGERIKAVGQLGSIEIPKNAEIISTEGMSVLPGLWDMHVHLMINGHSDYTHWDKTYMKIAKDVIMPSSAHQLLLAGVTSARDLGAPLEASINVRDRINRGEIPGPTMYMSGPFIQHEPYPGTAEFRWGVKGEADARAKVQRLAKAGVNCIKLIDQDEMTEAEYLAVVDEAHKNKLRVVAHAHRPDEIRRGLKAGVDCFEHTGLAAAPEYPADIIAMIKERTAKMNLGPLFWTPTVEGLYNYDYVRDNPEYLDDTSWHVGLPDSIVADIRQSIKHPGRLSYFGLNPLRKPTLKTKINQLKNAGVVLLIGTDSGIPMKFHSQSTWNELDVWVNKFGFDPMYTIRAATYWPAVAMGVEKDFGTISEGKYADIIAVKGDVLRYIALLQRVDMVIKKGKRYK, via the coding sequence ATGAATTACCGGATTTTAATCCTTGCATGTATTCTGCCCGCTGCGGCATCGGCCCAATTAGTGGTGAAAGCGCTTGTTGGCGGAACGCTAATCGATGGTTATGGAGGGAAGCCTTTGCAGAATTCAGTCATCATCATTGAGGGCGAGCGTATAAAGGCAGTCGGGCAACTCGGCTCGATTGAAATTCCTAAAAATGCAGAAATCATTTCCACCGAAGGCATGAGCGTTTTGCCCGGCCTGTGGGATATGCACGTGCACCTGATGATTAACGGGCATAGTGACTATACACACTGGGATAAAACTTATATGAAAATTGCAAAAGATGTTATTATGCCCTCATCGGCACACCAGCTTTTGCTGGCCGGTGTTACCAGCGCACGCGATTTGGGCGCACCACTTGAGGCGAGTATTAACGTTCGCGACAGGATCAACAGAGGCGAAATACCAGGCCCCACCATGTACATGAGCGGGCCGTTTATCCAGCACGAACCCTATCCGGGCACGGCAGAGTTTCGCTGGGGGGTAAAAGGGGAAGCCGATGCAAGGGCTAAAGTACAGCGCCTGGCCAAAGCCGGAGTGAATTGTATCAAGCTCATCGATCAGGATGAAATGACCGAGGCCGAATACCTGGCCGTAGTGGATGAGGCGCACAAGAATAAATTAAGGGTTGTTGCACACGCGCACCGCCCCGATGAAATACGCAGAGGATTAAAAGCAGGTGTGGATTGTTTTGAACATACTGGCCTTGCTGCTGCGCCTGAATATCCGGCCGATATTATTGCCATGATTAAAGAGCGGACTGCGAAAATGAATTTAGGGCCATTATTCTGGACGCCCACCGTTGAAGGGCTTTATAATTACGACTATGTACGCGACAACCCTGAGTATTTGGATGATACCTCGTGGCATGTGGGCTTACCCGATTCCATTGTTGCGGACATTCGGCAATCCATTAAACATCCGGGCAGGCTTTCCTATTTCGGGTTGAACCCCTTGCGCAAGCCAACACTGAAAACAAAGATCAATCAACTCAAAAATGCAGGCGTGGTGTTGCTGATAGGAACCGATAGCGGCATACCGATGAAGTTCCACAGCCAGAGCACCTGGAACGAACTGGATGTGTGGGTTAACAAATTTGGTTTCGACCCGATGTACACCATCCGCGCGGCAACCTACTGGCCGGCCGTAGCGATGGGCGTAGAGAAAGATTTTG
- a CDS encoding histidine kinase translates to MFKVRYRYIFILGLAVYSFLNIRYTVGDKLFDFTISNTLLFITLTTVISGIWELNRLVEARLGTLYLFFKRKLHPLLILFVLSLLNVAAVCFIAMEALYALADIPVQINTAHLTLLMAFGFRVNLFLNCINAIVFYMNKLKKTQLEAEQLKKISIEAQFEALRNQINPHFLFNCFNVLSTLVYRDAETSAKFIDQLSSVYRYLLYNQEKKIVSLKEELAFIESYLYLLKIRFGENISIKNEIDREGEKFYVAPAVLQMLIENAIKHNVVSRKSPLEISLTAVNGSIIVSNTLQPKAVKEESTRIGLKNIQSRYEFLSNRKVEISKTENRFTVKIPLLELDE, encoded by the coding sequence ATGTTTAAAGTCCGCTATCGATATATCTTCATTTTAGGATTGGCCGTTTATTCTTTCCTGAATATTCGCTATACGGTAGGCGACAAGCTTTTTGATTTCACCATTTCAAACACCTTACTTTTTATAACCCTTACTACGGTAATTTCAGGGATTTGGGAGCTTAACCGTTTAGTTGAAGCCCGGCTCGGCACGCTTTATCTTTTTTTCAAAAGAAAACTTCATCCCCTGTTAATACTTTTTGTTTTAAGCCTGCTTAATGTAGCAGCAGTCTGCTTCATTGCCATGGAGGCGTTATATGCGTTAGCCGATATACCGGTTCAAATAAATACAGCACACTTAACTTTGTTAATGGCTTTCGGTTTTCGCGTTAATCTTTTTTTGAATTGTATTAATGCCATCGTGTTTTATATGAACAAGCTAAAAAAAACACAACTGGAAGCCGAGCAGCTGAAAAAAATTTCCATTGAGGCTCAATTCGAAGCCCTGCGCAACCAAATTAATCCACATTTTTTATTTAACTGCTTCAACGTGTTGTCAACCCTTGTGTACAGGGATGCGGAAACTTCGGCAAAATTTATTGATCAGCTTTCATCAGTATACCGTTACCTGCTATACAATCAGGAGAAGAAAATTGTATCCCTGAAAGAAGAGCTTGCATTCATTGAATCCTACCTGTACCTGCTCAAGATCAGGTTTGGCGAAAACATTTCAATTAAAAATGAAATTGATCGGGAAGGTGAAAAATTTTACGTAGCCCCTGCGGTTCTTCAAATGCTGATTGAAAATGCGATAAAACACAATGTGGTTTCGCGTAAAAGCCCGCTTGAAATCTCCCTTACGGCTGTAAATGGCTCCATTATAGTAAGCAACACACTGCAGCCAAAAGCAGTAAAGGAGGAATCAACCCGGATTGGCCTCAAAAACATTCAGAGCCGTTATGAGTTTTTAAGTAACCGAAAGGTTGAAATAAGCAAAACTGAAAATCGCTTTACGGTTAAAATTCCATTATTGGAACTGGACGAATGA
- a CDS encoding fasciclin domain-containing protein gives MKAKQSLQKNWLARGKALLLALAFVSFTISSCNDDDNGAMPTQSIVALAQGNSNLSTLVAALVKFPDLVTTLSGSGSFTVFAPTNDAFASLLTAIGQSSLDDIPEDVLRDVLQYHVIAGASVKSTQLTAGPVATVGGENITVSLTGGIRLNGTVNVVAADVEATNGVVHVIDAVLVPPSITPIVGTIVAPAFFNKNFTTLIAAVKAASPTVLQTLLNSEKKTLFAPTNAAFSAAGITSLPNQATLNAVLTYHVLNGEVRAADITNGSSSAATLNGNIFLSKGSAGVFINGTTQVTATDISASNGVVHVINRTLLPPSQTIAEIAVAASTASSPQFTQLVAALAKVPSLLDAASAPGNLTVFAPTDAAFQALYAAAGVADINALEAAIGNTKLAEVLQHHIVGARVFSTDLSTGSVTTLNQNVTVNVGNLTITDGSGSTPAANLVGASLNIHGTNGVIHTIDKVLIPTGIL, from the coding sequence ATGAAAGCAAAACAAAGTCTTCAAAAAAATTGGCTTGCCCGTGGTAAAGCCTTATTACTTGCACTTGCCTTTGTATCGTTTACAATTTCCAGTTGTAACGATGATGACAACGGGGCAATGCCCACCCAAAGCATTGTAGCCCTTGCACAGGGCAACAGCAACCTATCAACACTGGTTGCAGCACTTGTGAAATTTCCCGACTTAGTTACAACGCTCAGCGGTAGCGGTAGTTTTACCGTATTTGCACCCACTAACGATGCATTTGCCTCTTTATTAACGGCAATCGGCCAAAGCAGCCTGGACGATATTCCTGAAGATGTTCTGCGCGATGTCCTTCAATACCATGTTATTGCGGGAGCCTCTGTTAAATCAACGCAGTTAACGGCAGGTCCTGTTGCTACGGTAGGGGGTGAGAATATTACTGTAAGTTTAACTGGGGGCATTAGGCTAAACGGAACAGTAAACGTTGTTGCGGCCGATGTTGAGGCAACTAATGGCGTTGTGCATGTAATTGATGCTGTTCTTGTGCCGCCTTCTATCACCCCAATTGTTGGCACAATTGTGGCTCCCGCTTTCTTTAATAAAAACTTCACCACTTTGATTGCCGCGGTTAAAGCAGCATCTCCCACAGTTTTACAAACATTACTCAACTCCGAAAAGAAAACCTTGTTTGCACCAACTAACGCTGCTTTTTCCGCAGCAGGAATTACCTCGTTGCCAAATCAGGCCACATTAAATGCTGTGCTCACCTACCACGTGCTAAACGGTGAGGTGCGTGCAGCCGACATTACGAATGGCAGCTCTTCAGCGGCAACGCTAAACGGAAACATCTTCCTAAGTAAAGGTTCGGCCGGTGTATTTATAAATGGAACAACACAAGTAACGGCAACGGATATTTCAGCCTCCAATGGAGTTGTTCATGTAATCAATAGAACCTTATTGCCACCATCACAAACAATTGCAGAGATCGCTGTAGCAGCGTCAACAGCTTCATCGCCCCAGTTCACCCAACTGGTAGCGGCTCTGGCTAAAGTTCCTTCGCTGTTAGATGCGGCAAGTGCTCCCGGTAACCTTACGGTATTTGCCCCAACGGATGCTGCATTTCAGGCACTTTATGCTGCCGCTGGCGTAGCCGATATAAATGCTCTTGAAGCAGCCATCGGCAACACCAAACTGGCCGAAGTATTACAGCACCATATTGTTGGCGCACGGGTATTTTCAACGGATTTATCAACGGGTTCAGTCACCACACTTAATCAAAATGTAACGGTAAACGTGGGCAACCTAACCATTACCGATGGTAGCGGTAGCACACCGGCCGCAAACCTGGTTGGCGCTTCTTTGAACATTCATGGAACAAACGGGGTTATTCACACGATAGATAAAGTGCTTATTCCGACAGGCATTTTGTAG
- a CDS encoding class I SAM-dependent methyltransferase encodes MIGSAYRVVRKFTLNWKYRLVALHSKKGTLLDYGCGTGEFLKTMQTYNWDVCGLEPSEIARKKARLLTGKTIAETQEQLPKKLYNAITLWHVLEHIPDLNLVLQTFKNSLHHNGIIFIAVPNYQSPESLHYKNDWAGYDVPRHLWHFSKKSMELLLDQNNFKLHAVCPMPIDAYYISLLSEKNRGNTGLNGILRAIIQGMHSNTVAKKTCNHSSLIYIAKLK; translated from the coding sequence TTGATTGGTTCAGCATATAGAGTTGTCAGAAAATTTACACTCAACTGGAAATACCGGTTGGTTGCATTACATAGTAAAAAAGGCACACTGCTTGACTATGGTTGCGGAACGGGTGAGTTCCTAAAAACCATGCAAACGTATAATTGGGATGTATGTGGTTTGGAGCCATCTGAAATCGCCAGAAAAAAAGCCAGACTATTGACGGGTAAAACAATTGCAGAAACTCAAGAGCAACTGCCAAAAAAATTATACAATGCCATCACGCTTTGGCATGTGCTTGAACATATACCTGATTTGAACCTGGTGCTTCAAACGTTTAAAAATTCCCTACACCACAATGGCATCATTTTTATAGCAGTGCCTAACTACCAATCACCTGAGAGTTTACACTATAAAAACGATTGGGCCGGATACGATGTGCCACGGCATCTATGGCACTTTTCAAAAAAGAGTATGGAGCTTTTGCTCGATCAAAATAACTTTAAACTGCATGCCGTTTGTCCAATGCCTATAGATGCATATTACATAAGCCTACTTAGTGAAAAAAACAGAGGAAATACAGGGCTGAATGGAATTCTACGCGCTATAATTCAAGGTATGCACTCCAACACTGTGGCAAAAAAGACATGCAACCACTCCAGCCTTATCTATATAGCTAAGCTAAAATGA
- a CDS encoding alpha/beta hydrolase, translating into MPHINCNNASLYYSDEGTGEETIVFSHGLLFSHEMFRAQIAYFKDRYRCIAYDHRGQGDSEVTDSGYDMDSLFIDAAALIENLQLGAVHFVGLSMGGFVGMRLAARKPHLIKSLTLMETSADEEVNKLKYHALNMIFKVAGSKPIAKKIMNILFGKTFMNDPERAGERSYWESKMMTLPKTVTRAVSGVINRSGVFDEIKSIQKPTLVIVGDEDVATTPEKARRIHKQINGSVLEIIPGAGHSSTIEQPKLVNATLERFLSHVKTGHYS; encoded by the coding sequence ATGCCACACATTAACTGTAATAACGCCAGTTTATATTATAGCGATGAAGGAACCGGTGAGGAGACCATTGTATTCTCTCACGGCCTGCTCTTTTCACATGAAATGTTTCGGGCGCAAATCGCTTATTTCAAAGACCGCTACCGCTGTATTGCATACGACCATCGCGGACAGGGCGATAGTGAGGTTACCGATTCCGGATATGATATGGACAGTTTGTTCATTGATGCGGCCGCACTGATTGAAAATTTACAGTTGGGCGCTGTTCACTTTGTTGGCTTAAGCATGGGTGGTTTTGTGGGCATGCGTTTGGCGGCCCGTAAACCGCACTTGATAAAGAGCCTAACGCTTATGGAAACCTCGGCCGATGAAGAAGTGAATAAACTGAAATACCATGCGTTAAATATGATTTTTAAAGTTGCCGGAAGTAAGCCCATTGCAAAAAAAATCATGAATATCCTTTTCGGAAAAACATTCATGAACGATCCGGAAAGGGCCGGGGAAAGATCATACTGGGAAAGCAAAATGATGACTTTACCAAAAACCGTTACCCGTGCCGTAAGTGGTGTGATTAACCGAAGCGGTGTGTTTGACGAAATTAAATCGATTCAAAAACCAACGTTGGTTATTGTTGGTGATGAAGATGTGGCCACAACACCCGAAAAAGCCAGGCGCATACATAAGCAAATTAACGGATCGGTGTTGGAAATTATTCCTGGTGCCGGTCATAGTTCAACAATTGAACAACCTAAGTTGGTTAATGCTACTCTTGAAAGGTTTTTGAGCCATGTAAAAACTGGCCATTATTCGTAA